One part of the Candidatus Paceibacterota bacterium genome encodes these proteins:
- the rplI gene encoding 50S ribosomal protein L9, with protein MKIILLKDAKNIGKKYDIKDVSDGHALNHLIPQGIGEIATPGSLKKVEVLKMRDVEDKKIQENLLEKNLKAVGALKIVIKEKANEKGHLFAQIHKEEIAKAVKAQSQIDILPDFITLEKPIKEVGEHKIEVKAGQKNATFALSVEAA; from the coding sequence ATGAAAATCATTCTTCTGAAAGACGCAAAGAATATCGGCAAGAAATACGACATAAAAGACGTCTCTGACGGACACGCTTTGAACCATCTTATTCCGCAGGGGATAGGGGAGATAGCAACACCTGGAAGCCTGAAAAAGGTTGAGGTGCTCAAAATGAGAGATGTGGAAGATAAGAAAATCCAGGAAAATCTTTTGGAGAAGAATTTGAAGGCTGTCGGAGCTTTGAAGATTGTTATCAAAGAAAAAGCGAACGAAAAAGGCCATCTTTTTGCTCAAATTCATAAAGAAGAAATTGCAAAGGCGGTAAAGGCACAATCTCAAATTGATATTCTTCCTGATTTCATTACGCTCGAGAAGCCGATCAAGGAAGTGGGGGAGCACAAGATTGAAGTGAAGGCTGGGCAGAAAAATGCCACATTCGCGCTCTCTGTCGAGGCGGCTTAA
- the rpmA gene encoding 50S ribosomal protein L27, whose amino-acid sequence MAHTKAGGTARNLTDSNAKYLGIKLYGGEKAKPGSIIVRQRGTKILAGKNVKIGLDHTLYAIKEGLVKYGNKRHMNFNGKTQVKKIVSIG is encoded by the coding sequence ATGGCACATACAAAAGCAGGAGGAACAGCGCGTAATCTTACAGATTCAAACGCAAAATATCTCGGTATCAAGCTTTACGGAGGAGAGAAAGCGAAACCGGGGAGCATCATCGTCCGACAAAGAGGAACGAAAATTTTGGCTGGAAAAAACGTAAAAATTGGATTGGATCACACTCTCTATGCAATTAAAGAGGGCCTCGTAAAGTACGGAAACAAGAGACACATGAACTTCAACGGCAAAACTCAAGTAAAGAAGATAGTGAGCATAGGGTAG
- a CDS encoding 3'-5' exonuclease → MIVVDIETSGVDPIKNSILSIGAVDFLDPKRTFYEECRVFEGAHISEESLAINGYTKEGAGDSKKQTDKEIVEHFLAWALKSSDHTTAGQNPSFDRDFLKATVERYHLNWPLTHRTIDLHSICYFHMKRKGIEPPMEKNRSALNLDAILVYVGMPEEGKPHVAINGAKLEAEVFSRLFYEKSLFPEYKNFKIPWI, encoded by the coding sequence ATGATTGTTGTAGATATCGAAACATCTGGCGTTGACCCGATTAAAAACTCCATTCTCTCTATCGGAGCGGTAGATTTTCTTGATCCAAAGCGAACATTTTATGAAGAATGCAGAGTCTTCGAAGGTGCGCATATATCCGAAGAATCTCTCGCAATTAATGGCTATACCAAGGAGGGGGCAGGGGATAGTAAGAAACAAACTGATAAAGAGATTGTCGAGCATTTTCTTGCTTGGGCTTTGAAGAGTTCTGACCACACGACGGCAGGGCAGAACCCTTCTTTTGATAGGGATTTCTTGAAAGCTACAGTAGAACGGTACCATTTGAATTGGCCTTTGACCCATAGGACGATAGACCTTCATTCGATATGCTATTTCCATATGAAAAGAAAGGGGATTGAGCCACCGATGGAAAAGAACCGCTCTGCGCTTAATTTAGACGCCATACTCGTGTATGTCGGCATGCCTGAAGAAGGGAAGCCACATGTTGCTATAAACGGCGCCAAACTTGAAGCCGAAGTGTTTTCTAGGCTTTTTTACGAAAAATCGCTCTTTCCGGAGTACAAAAACTTCAAAATTCCCTGGATTTAA